In Oryza sativa Japonica Group chromosome 3, ASM3414082v1, one DNA window encodes the following:
- the LOC107280372 gene encoding dof zinc finger protein DOF5.7, protein MAPAAGDDAVVPRKGAGGGGTTTPPPPPPAQQQQQQPLPPPPPQEQGLRCPRCDSPNTKFCYYNNYSLSQPRHFCKTCRRYWTKGGALRNVPVGGGCRKNKRSRSAAAASRLSLNLPTVEGIGGAAADPAAAAAARLGFLGGGTTMMMSSSTSPLGGAAAAVADFQQGGAVGMLPLPRLQSPAGGGVGHHQYVPFGEWPSGDIAGGNAVNGGGGHGAVSSTIASSIESLSFINQDLHWKLQQQRLATMFLGPPGSASAAAAAAQANDGGGNGAQATASGHAAGGGGGAFMHMAGSVPSMEAAMPSATSWFMDSCSYGLPSPPPPATAAVAATTSSNLNSGGRSSGGDDNATSNCGSAIPAWGDISTFAMLP, encoded by the coding sequence atggcgccggcggccggggacGACGCGGTGGTGCCGCGAAAGGGAGCTGGAGGTGgggggacgacgacgccgccgccgccgccaccggcgcagcagcagcagcagcagccgctcccgccgccgccgccgcaggagcaggggttGCGGTGCCCGCGGTGCGACTCGCCGAACACCAAGTTCTGCTACTACAACAACTACAGCCTCAGCCAGCCGCGCCACTTCTGCAAGACGTGCCGGAGGTACTGGACCAAGGGCGGCGCGCTCCGCAACGTcccagtcggcggcggctgccgcaaGAACAAGCGATCccgctccgcggcggcggcatcgcgcCTCTCGCTCAACCTGCCGACGGTGGAGGGTATCGGCGGTGCAGCGGCCGACCCcgctgcggcggctgctgccAGGCTGGGGTTTCTTGGCGGTGGAACAACGATGATGatgtcgtcgtcgacgtcgccgctcggtggcgccgccgccgcggtggccgaCTTCCAGCAGGGCGGCGCCGTCGggatgctgccgctgccgcggctCCAAtcccccgccggcggcggcgtcgggcatCATCAGTACGTGCCGTTCGGGGAGTGGCCCTCGGGGGACATTGCCGGCGGCAACGcggtgaacggcggcggcggccacggcgcggTGAGCAGCACCATCGCGTCGTCCATCGAGTCGCTCAGCTTCATCAACCAGGACCTGCACTGGAagctgcagcagcagaggcTCGCCACCATGTTCCTCGGCCCGCcgggctccgcctccgccgccgccgccgccgcccaggccAACGACGGTGGCGGCAACGGCGCCCAAGCCACAGCGTCAGGGCATGCtgccggaggaggcggtggcgcctTCATGCACATGGCTGGTAGTGTTCCCAGCATGGAGGCGGCCATGCCGTCGGCGACGTCGTGGTTCATGGACAGCTGCTCCTACGGGCTCccttccccaccgccgcctgccactgccgccgtggccgccaccACCAGCAGTAACCTCaacagcggcggccggagtagcggcgGCGATGATAACGCCACCTCCAACTGCGGCAGCGCGATCCCGGCGTGGGGCGACATCTCGACGTTCGCGATGCTGCCCTAG